The following proteins come from a genomic window of Musa acuminata AAA Group cultivar baxijiao chromosome BXJ1-7, Cavendish_Baxijiao_AAA, whole genome shotgun sequence:
- the LOC103992341 gene encoding metalloendoproteinase 2-MMP, which yields MSKSHISLLFLVAAAAAFFSSSESAFPFNFPPVPTENPWIPFRNLSGCRFGEHRPGLADLKEYLNQFGYLPAAPNFTNSFDDNLEAAIKTYQRNFGLNVTGELDDATVEQLIVPRCGMPDIINGTSTMNSSFVRGRNLYAYFPGTPTWPSDKTELKYAITATSAVSIDLSVLKTVFARAFGRWSAATTLTFTETDSSSDADITIGFYNGSHGDGEPFDGVLGTLAHAFSPTDGRFHLDAAETWVAEGDVTQADSDVAVDLESVAVHEIGHLLGLGHSSVAEAIMYPTIKTRTKKVDLASDDVEGIQNLYGSNPNFTGVAPSSTGSSSPEINGGGLGSMARSAWRRELGSALAVVAVAFLVF from the coding sequence ATGAGCAAGTCCCacatctccctcctcttccttgtCGCGGCCGCGGCTGccttcttctcgtcttcggagtctGCCTTTCCCTTTAACTTCCCTCCGGTGCCCACTGAGAACCCATGGATCCCCTTCAGGAACCTCTCCGGCTGCCGTTTCGGGGAGCACAGGCCCGGCCTCGCCGACCTCAAGGAGTACCTCAACCAATTCGGCTACCTCCCGGCCGCCCCCAACTTCACCAACTCCTTCGACGACAACCTGGAGGCGGCGATCAAGACGTACCAGCGGAACTTCGGCCTCAACGTCACCGGCGAGCTTGACGACGCCACGGTCGAACAGCTCATCGTGCCGCGGTGCGGCATGCCCGACATCATCAACGGCACCTCCACCATGAACTCTTCCTTTGTTCGCGGCCGCAACCTCTACGCTTACTTCCCCGGCACCCCCACCTGGCCCAGCGACAAAACCGAGCTCAAGTACGCCATCACCGCCACCTCCGCCGTCTCCATCGACCTATCGGTGCTGAAGACGGTCTTCGCCCGCGCCTTCGGCCGGTGGTCCGCCGCCACGACGCTGACGTTCACCGAGACCGACTCCTCGTCGGACGCGGACATAACCATCGGGTTCTACAACGGCTCCCACGGCGACGGCGAGCCGTTCGACGGGGTGCTGGGAACGCTGGCGCACGCGTTCTCGCCCACGGACGGGCGGTTCCACCTGGACGCGGCGGAGACGTGGGTGGCCGAAGGGGACGTGACGCAGGCGGACTCGGACGTGGCCGTGGACCTGGAGTCGGTAGCGGTGCACGAGATCGGCCACCTCCTGGGGCTCGGCCACTCCTCGGTGGCGGAGGCGATCATGTACCCCACGATCAAGACGCGCACCAAGAAAGTCGACCTGGCCAGCGACGACGTCGAGGGCATACAGAATCTGTACGGGAGCAATCCGAACTTCACCGGCGTGGCGCCGTCGTCGACGGGGAGCAGCAGTCCCGAGATCAACGGCGGCGGCTTGGGCTCGATGGCGCGGTCCGCGTGGCGGCGGGAACTCGGATCCGCGTTGGCCGTTGTAGCAGTTGCCTTCTTGGTGTTTTAG
- the LOC135679230 gene encoding uncharacterized protein LOC135679230 has protein sequence MSARPQFTITLGRSGQVVKRARPISDGSHCDDDMPSLASKLSVRERLENNMANSSCYGSQYENKRQRTDDHDSRFMNKNPRDKHIKSNHQVRRDDLRWKLINKSLSRRRHPVAEGQYDVDLREKLSQNTRASRVSDPRQHTIESRTSGFGRRIPSTRSADDLLELDSHRKSYSWTLDQQRRSSPDRLISAPRRISPSRRYEELKHTSVIRSVDASRTSFLTNSGVGDSSRSFAFMTKNTSADAVKPVVRAPVPGDIGQRVVLKPEEPLTVSGLLHSLGLGKYAVLFQAEEVDMTALRQMGDNDLKELGIPMGPRKKILLAVVSQARHPQRQR, from the exons ATGTCTGCTCGGCCCCAGTTCACGATCACCCTGGGCCGAAGCGGTCAG GTTGTTAAGAGAGCAAGACCTATATCTGATGGCAGTCATTGTGATGATGACATGCCCTCCTTAGCATCCAAGCTATCAGTGAGAGAAAGGTTGGAGAACAACATGGCCAATAGCAGTTGTTATGGGAGCCAGTATGAAAACAAACG TCAGAGAACAGATGATCATGATTCAAGATTCATGAATAAAAATCCGAGAGACAAGCATATCAAATCTA ATCATCAGGTTCGTAGAGATGATCTGAGAtggaaacttattaataaaagctTATCTCGAAGAAGACATCCTGTTGCTGAAGGACAATATGATGTTGACCTACGTGAAAAGCTTTCTCAGAATACACGTGCTTCTCGCGTATCTGATCCTCGGCAACATACAATAGAATCAAGAACCTCTGGCTTTGGAAGGAGAATACCTTCTACAAGAAGTGCGGATGATTTACTTGAATTGGATTCACATAGGAAGTCATATTCTTGGACTTTGGATCAGCAGAGGCGTAGTTCTCCAGATAGGCTTATTAGCGCTCCAAGGCGTATCTCTCCTTCAAGAAGATACGAGGAACTGAAGCACACATCTGTGATAAGATCTGTTGATGCTTCCAGAACTAGTTTTCTAACAAACAGTGGAGTAGGTGATTCTTCTAGATCTTTTGCTTTTATGACTAAAAACACTTCTGCCGATGCAGTCAAGCCAGTTGTCCGAGCTCCTGTACCAGGGGATATTGGGCAAAGAGTTGTACTTAAG CCTGAGGAACCTCTAACAGTTTCTGGCTTACTACACTCATTAGGTCTTGGAAAATATGCCGTACTATTTCAGGCAGAAGAG GTGGATATGACTGCGCTGAGGCAGATGGGAGACAATGACCTCAAAGAATTGGGAATTCCCATG GGCCCTAGGAAGAAAATCCTTCTTGCAGTGGTATCTCAAGCAAGACATCCACAACGGCAACGGTGA
- the LOC103992342 gene encoding protein JINGUBANG-like — protein sequence MSLAPHCAIPCHVDDDDSTHLLPKSISLSTQLSLPSLRSLDSCAETLPYSLHRCTATLRAHSSYVSAIAVHGESVYSGSPDQEIRLWPCVHLDSASSSSSSSSAPRTDRLTSFTVAAAKSPVKSLVVAGDNLFSSHQDGKICVWQINRRERQHCKLKAVLPTQKDRFLSLLVPENYVQVRRHKKCTWVHHVDAVSGLAVSHDGALLYSVSWDRALKVWRTSDFKCMESVAGAHQDAINAVAVSLDGHVYTGSADARINVWRRGSEGGTKHSLVQTLERHRSAVNALALSADGSVLYSGACDRSVVVWEGGGGRMEAAGALRGHRRAILCLAAVGGVVCSGSADRTVRVWKRGVLEKGRYWCLAVLEGHGGPIKSLTAAPVVDEGSRTESSCGLGGSSSSSSCLVLSGDLAGEIKVWRVSIRPPPPEGIFC from the coding sequence ATGAGCTTAGCACCTCATTGCGCCATTCCTTGTCATGTTGACGATGATGACTCCACTCATCTGCTACCTAAATCCATCTCCCTCTCCACCCAACTAAGCCTTCCTTCTCTCCGCTCCCTTGACTCCTGCGCTGAAACCTTGCCTTACTCTCTTCACCGGTGCACCGCCACACTCAGAGCTCATTCCTCCTACGTCTCTGCCATCGCCGTTCATGGGGAGTCGGTTTACAGCGGCAGCCCCGACCAAGAGATCAGGCTTTGGCCTTGCGTCCACTTGGACTCAgcatcgtcatcgtcatcgtcatcatcCGCTCCGAGAACGGATCGTCTGACGAGCTTTACGGTCGCTGCTGCTAAAAGCCCGGTGAAGTCGCTTGTTGTTGCAGGGGACAACCTCTTCAGCTCTCACCAAGATGGGAAGATCTGTGTGTGGCAGATAAACCGAAGGGAGCGCCAGCACTGCAAGCTGAAAGCCGTCCTGCCCACCCAGAAGGACCGCTTCCTCAGCCTTTTGGTGCCCGAGAACTATGTGCAGGTCCGCAGACACAAGAAGTGCACCTGGGTGCACCACGTCGACGCCGTCTCCGGCCTCGCGGTCTCGCACGACGGAGCCCTCCTCTACTCCGTCTCCTGGGACCGTGCCCTCAAGGTCTGGCGCACCTCCGACTTCAAGTGCATGGAGTCGGTGGCTGGCGCCCACCAGGACGCCATCAACGCCGTGGCCGTGTCGTTGGACGGGCACGTATACACGGGCTCCGCCGACGCACGGATCAACGTGTGGCGGCGGGGGTCCGAGGGAGGGACCAAGCACTCGCTGGTGCAGACGCTGGAGCGGCACCGGTCGGCGGTGAACGCGCTGGCGCTGAGCGCCGACGGGTCGGTGCTGTACTCGGGCGCGTGCGACCGGTCGGTCGTGGTGTGGGAAGGGGGCGGAGGGCGAATGGAGGCGGCGGGGGCGCTGAGGGGACACCGGAGGGCCATCCTGTGCTTGGCGGCTGTGGGGGGTGTGGTGTGCAGCGGGTCGGCGGACAGGACGGTGAGGGTGTGGAAGAGGGGGGTGTTAGAGAAGGGACGCTACTGGTGCTTGGCCGTGTTGGAAGGGCATGGGGGTCCGATTAAGAGCTTGACAGCGGCGCCGGTGGTGGATGAAGGCAGCAGAACTGAGAGCTCTTGTGGCTTGGGGGGAAGCAGCAGCAGCTCCTCATGCCTGGTCCTAAGTGGGGATTTGGCGGGTGAGATAAAGGTGTGGAGGGTTTCgattcgtcctcctcctccggaGGGAATCTTCTGTTAA
- the LOC135679234 gene encoding ferredoxin-thioredoxin reductase catalytic chain, chloroplastic-like, translating into MSSRLSPEEWAQFEGLGGGNPSRIRRELSIRPPRGSELVEAMALSPRTAALHGVAPLPRLRLPSLTSCGSRRVNVRAKVEPSEKSVEIMRKFSEQYARKSETYFCIDKGVTSVVIKGLADHKDMLGAPLCPCRHYDDKAAEVAQGFWNCPCVPMRERKECHCMLFLNSDNDFAGKEQSITLEEIKEAISQI; encoded by the exons ATGTCGTCGCGGTTGTCTCCCGAAGAGTGGGCGCAGTTCGAAGGGCTCGGAGGCGGAAACCCCTCCAGAATAAGGCGAGAGCTGTCGATTCGGCCGCCGCGAGGATCCGAGCTAGTAGAAGCGATGGCGCTGAGCCCCCGGACCGCCGCCCTTCATGGCGTCGCGCCGCTTCCTCGCTTAAGGCTCCCCTCGTTGACTTCCTGCGGCTCCCGTCGCGTGAATGTCCGCGCGAAAG TAGAACCCTCTGAAAAGTctgttgaaattatgagaaaattCTCAGAGCAATATGCCCGTAAGTCTGAGACATACTTCTGCATCGATAAAGGAGTCACCTCTGTTGTTATCAAG GGTCTTGCTGATCATAAAGATATGCTGGGAGCACCATTGTGTCCATGTAG GCATTATGATGACAAAGCAGCTGAAGTAGCACAGGGATTTTGGAATTGCCCATGTGTGCCTATGCGAGAGAG GAAGGAGTGCCACTGTATGCTTTTTCTCAACTCTGACAATGATTTTGCTGGAAAGGAGCAG TCCATCACCTTGGAAGAGATCAAAGAAGCAATATCACAAATCTAA